The sequence below is a genomic window from Candidatus Zixiibacteriota bacterium.
TCTTCGGTGTGCTGCGCCGAAACAACTGCAGTGTCAACCCGAACCGGTTTGCCGCTGCGATACTCAATAGTAACCTGCGATTTGCCGTCAGGTCCAAGGTATCCAAGGATTTTCTTTTTGCGGACTTCGGCCAGTCGTTTGGTCAATTTATGCGCCAGCATGACCGGCATCGGCATCAGCTCGTCGGTTTCGCGGCAGGCGTAACCGGACATCAGTCCCTGGTCGCCGGCGCCGCCGATATCGACCCCCTGGGCAATATCGGGCGATTGGGTGCCGATGGCATTGAGAATGCCGCAGGCTTCAAACTGGAATCCGAACTTAGGGTCGGTGTAGCCGATATCGCGGATAAGGCCGCGGACCAGCCTGGGGATATCGGCGTAGCCGGTAGTGGTGATTTCGCCGCCGACCACAACCAGACCGATGGTCACAAAGCATTCACAGGCAACGCGGCTGTTCTTGTCCTGCCGGATGACGTCGTCCAGAACGGCGTCGGAAATCTGGTCGCAGACCTTATCGGGATGACCTTCGGTTACTGATTCTGAAGTAAATAGAAAGTTGCCCTCTGACATTTAACGGCTCCTCTATAAATGTAGAATGATATTATCCAATTTCTGTGGAACTTCCGATATTGAGGCGGTCGAAACTTCCGCGGACAACCGCTTTTTCGCCGACCAGCGATTGCTCAAGAAGGGAATGCTCGATAACTGACTTGCGGCCGATAATAGAGTCGCGAATGATTGATTTATGCACCTGAGCACCATCCGCCACGGTAACATAGGGACCAATAATCGACTGCTCGATTCTTGCCGAGGGGGAAATATGCACCGGCGGAATGATAATCGACCCGGGATAATCATTGAAGGCGTTCATCTCTTCGAGCAACAGACGATTGGTCTCCAGAATGGTTTCCCGTTTGCCGCAGTCGTACCAGCCGTCAATAATGAACGGTTTGAAAAGTTCGCCTGCCCCGAGCATGAATTCGAGGGCATCGGTCAACTGGATTTCACCGCTGGTTTTCTTGCCCATCTCGACTAATTTACTCAAATGAAGTTTAAGAACCTCAGAATCAGGGAAATAATAAAGACCTATAAGCGCCAGGTCGGATTTGGGATTCTGCGGCTTTTCTTCGAGGGCGATGATGCGGCCGTTATCAATGACGGCAACGCCGAAACGGCGCGGGTCCTTCACCGCTTTCAAGCCGATGACATTGCGGTCGCTCTTTACGAACTCCTTGTAATCGGTCTTGGCGATGGTATCACCGAGCACCACAAGAAGCGGACCCGGCTTGACCACTTTCAGGGCAAGATAGATGGCAAATCCGAGTCCGAGAAGTTCCTGCTGCCGGACGAACGATACCGGAAATTTATAATGTTTCTTGACGAATTCTTCAATCTGGTCACCGAGATGCCCGATGACAAAAATCATTTCCTCCGGTTCCAGGAAGGTTAAGGGGTCGATGACATGAGAGAGAACCGGTTTTCCGGCGACCGGCAGAAGCGGTTTCGGCACGGTGTAGGTATGAGGGCGCATCCTTGTCCCCTCACCGGCTACAGGGACGATTATCTTAAGTCCTTTTTTCATGGTATTAGCGGGAAGAATATAGGGAAAACTTCCCTGAAAAGGCAACCGTTTTTTGTCCGGTCGTCGCCTGCGTAGAGAAAAGTGGAGATTTAGAAAATAGATTTGAGACTTCTGCCCCAGTCAAAGAGGAGAAATTGAACCTGGCCGATGAGAAGAGAAATACGCGCCATCACGGTATATCCAAAATGAGCGCCGAACGAGACCATAATGAACCAGATGCCGACCCGGGCGGTAACGCCGAGGACACCTTTATGTTCTTTGGAGAAATAAAAGTAGATGAGTGTCGAAATGACGCCGACGACGACAATTAGAGCCAGAAGCGTGGGGCCAAAGCCGCGGGAGGGGTCAAGCGACATCATGGTAGAGGCAGTCTGCGGAAGAGCCAGACCGTGAAGCTGCGAAATTAAGAAGACTCCAGCCGTATTGCCCATAACAAAGGCAAGCGAGATACGGCTAATCCAGGACCATTTGGCAAAGAAGCGGGCGAACATCAGAACGCCGAGTACTCCCGGGAATACCAGCCACCAGTGCCCGTCATTGAACATCGGGTTAACCAGTTGTTGAATGATAACCGCCTGCCAAACCAGTCCGACATAATATCCAGCCGAGAGGCCGGCGAAGATATGCTCCGCGAGTTTATAGAAGGGGTTATCCTTGTAGAGAAAGGAAAAGAGCGCCAATACCAAAAATGCGCCAAGCCAGAGCTGGAAATGTTCAATGAAGGTCATTTCCGCGCCTCTTTTTCGCTTCGGCGTATCGCCAGGAAACTGATATTGCCGACCAGGACGAAAAATATGATAAGAAGATGAACCAGCGACTGGGCGTCCATCCCCCGGGTGGCGGTACCTTCAAATTTAACCAGACGTTCATATTCGGCGGCGCCCTTCATCCCTCCCAGCAACCCCACCAGCTGACCTGATTCGACAAAGGAATACATTTTGGGAGCCATAACGGCGGTGACTCCGGCGCCAACCGGAGTGCCATATTGGGCATTTACGATGGAAATCCAATAATCGACTATGGCGTTGTCGGCGACGACATAGATGAATTTTATGTCGGCGTAATTTTTGACTCTTTGCATGAGCGGAAGCTCTCTGAGAGGAGTGCCGGAATTATCAGCCGGATAAATGGTCTCGATGGCGCTGCCCATCCCTTTCAGCACGGCGACGTAGTTTGCCTTGTACCCCAGATTGACAAAATCTTCACCATAGACTTTGCCGTACTCCTCGGCTATTTTTCGAGTGACCCGTTCGGCGATGGACGGTCCCCCCAGAGGAATGGTGGTCATGGTAATAATCTTCATATGCTTGCGGAACATCTGTTTCAGTGCCGCAACCGACATCGGTTCCGTCTCGGCAAGAGTGGACGGGTAATAGTCAAAAGTGAGGAAAACCGCGGAGCTGTCCGGCAGGGCTTCCACGGCATCATATAATTTTTGGGCTTCGGGCGATAGCTCCACCGGGAATTTTATTACCACCAGCATCGGGAAAGTGACGGCAATGGCAACCAGCAGATAAATCCAGCGACGGTCGATATGGGAGAGTTTTTCCCAGAAATTCATATCAACCCTTTCCCATATAGGTGCGCTCGATGCCGAGCATGATACGCAGCGACATTGATGCCGCTCCTAAAGCGGCGCCGATAATGATGCCGCGCTGGACGGCGACATTGACGCCGTTCATTATGTAGCTATTAATATATCCGGGAATATTGTCGCTAAAGAGACGAAGGAAGGCTTCGCCCATCGGAATTCGCCAGAGCATCACAAGGACAGCCGTCACGAGAAGCAGGGTAGCCTCGGCATTCCGCGCTCGAAAAGCCCGGTAGGCGGCAGATGCAATATAAAAGGCGAGCATGGCGAACATGGTTGCCATCATCGGGGCATCAAGATAATTGAAAAGCCAGTCATAGATGGAGCCGGTGCCGGTGCCGAAGAGTCTCCCCCAGCTTTCGGGGAAGATACTGTAGATGACGCTTCCCAGATTGGAAGTCTTGGTCACCGGCAGCATAGATGGAATAGCCATGGCAAAAACCGAAATCAGAGTGGCAAGGTTGAAAATCCAGCCTGCTTTCTTCTGCTTCACCACTTTGGAATTGACGCGGACAATAGAGACCACTCCCAGCAATAGGGTGAAGCCGCCGACGATGGTGACCCATTGCAGGACTTCTTCCTCGACCCGTCCCAGAAATGACCGCTCCGGATTGAAAAAGAATCCGACTACCATTATCATTCCGGATAAGAAGGCGATTACGACGGGAACGGTTGTGCGCATCTAATTATTCTGCCTTGAAAATGTTTTTGAACCAGTCTCCGGACTCGACCGTTGCCAGGAGGCAACCGGCAATAATGCAGACGACAAGAATCATCTTGATAAAATCCTGTCCTTTGAGTCCGCCCAGAAGAATCGGCTCATGGCTGAGATAACTGGAGGCCGCGTAGAGCTCTTCACCCATGAGAGTGTAGTCGCAGGCGGCGATAAAGAAAGGGAGTTGCTCGGGGCGGGCGGTTCCGGCAATCTGAATTGAGCCGGCGGCATTGCCGGTCTCGGCAAGCAGCAGCGACTCGGCGAAAAACCCACCCATATATATATTGGCGGCGGGGCGGTCGCGCATCATAATGCCGTTTACGGTTGCCGTGAAGGCGAATTGCTCACCGGCGACATACCGGACAATATCTTTATTATAACTGTCTTTCTTGCCCATTTCAGTATAAGCCTGCTCCACGACTTCCTGTCCGGCGGCAAGTACCATCGGGTATCGCACCGGTACAATGAGAGGCGTTTCATACTGCGCGGTAATCCGGGCTACCCGCCCCAGAATAGCGATTCCGGCGATAGTTTCAATTTCATCAATCTCTGAGATTCCCGGGATATACAGCACCGGCTTGCCCATCTCGGTGGCGCGTCCGACCGCTTCTTCCACGGCGTCCAGCCCGGCGATTTTGCGGATAAAGAGCGGCTTCCCCTGCTTTGCCCAGCGGGTGTAGAGAAGAATAACGATGGAGAAGAGCGCGGCAAAGAAAAGAATAGGGGTGCGGTTAGTGCGGAATAACGAATCGGGCTCCCCGGCAAGCGCCAGTGAGGGGGACAGAAGCATAATTATGGCGAAGATTTTGTGCGATGTTGCGATTATCACGGGGTCAAGATACCGATTTTGTCATTTAAGTCAATTTTAATCCTGAAATTGGACAATAATTGCGCCGGTGTCATTCCGCCATCAAAAGTGAACGGAGCCAATTTCCGGCGCCGATAGTCATCAGAACTGTCCCGATTACAATCAAAAAAACAAGAACCATCTTCATAAAGTCCTGCCCTTTCAGCCCGCCGAGCAGGACCGGTTCGCGACTGAGATAGCTGGATGCCGCATAGAGCTCTTCGCCCATCAGAGTGTAGTCGCAGGAGGCAATAAAGAAAGGTAATTGCTCCGGCTCAGCGGTGCCGGCAATCTGAATAGAACCGGCGGCATATCCGGTCTCGGCGATAAGGAGCGATTCGGCAAAAAATGCCCCCATCAGGATGTTGGCGGCGGGTCGCTCACGAGTGATAATGCCATTTATAGCGGCGGCGAGGGCCATCTGCTCTCCCGCCACATAGCGAACGGCATCCCGGTTGACGGCATCCTCATGCCCGGCTTCTTTGTACGCCTGCTCGATTACTTCCTGGCTGGCGGCAAGAACCAGCGGATAATTGACGGGTACAATGATTTGTGTTTCGTACTGAGCGGTGATGCGGGCAACCCTTCCGAGAAT
It includes:
- a CDS encoding DUF6754 domain-containing protein; translated protein: MIIATSHKIFAIIMLLSPSLALAGEPDSLFRTNRTPILFFAALFSIVILLYTRWAKQGKPLFIRKIAGLDAVEEAVGRATEMGKPVLYIPGISEIDEIETIAGIAILGRVARITAQYETPLIVPVRYPMVLAAGQEVVEQAYTEMGKKDSYNKDIVRYVAGEQFAFTATVNGIMMRDRPAANIYMGGFFAESLLLAETGNAAGSIQIAGTARPEQLPFFIAACDYTLMGEELYAASSYLSHEPILLGGLKGQDFIKMILVVCIIAGCLLATVESGDWFKNIFKAE
- a CDS encoding DUF6754 domain-containing protein → MPAPLFRLERLPLLIFAFLFAAVIVLYIRWAKKGEALFIRKIAGLEAIEEAVGRATEMGKPVLFVPGIQELDDMQTIAAVSILGRVARITAQYETQIIVPVNYPLVLAASQEVIEQAYKEAGHEDAVNRDAVRYVAGEQMALAAAINGIITRERPAANILMGAFFAESLLIAETGYAAGSIQIAGTAEPEQLPFFIASCDYTLMGEELYAASSYLSREPVLLGGLKGQDFMKMVLVFLIVIGTVLMTIGAGNWLRSLLMAE
- a CDS encoding sugar phosphate nucleotidyltransferase, translated to MKKGLKIIVPVAGEGTRMRPHTYTVPKPLLPVAGKPVLSHVIDPLTFLEPEEMIFVIGHLGDQIEEFVKKHYKFPVSFVRQQELLGLGFAIYLALKVVKPGPLLVVLGDTIAKTDYKEFVKSDRNVIGLKAVKDPRRFGVAVIDNGRIIALEEKPQNPKSDLALIGLYYFPDSEVLKLHLSKLVEMGKKTSGEIQLTDALEFMLGAGELFKPFIIDGWYDCGKRETILETNRLLLEEMNAFNDYPGSIIIPPVHISPSARIEQSIIGPYVTVADGAQVHKSIIRDSIIGRKSVIEHSLLEQSLVGEKAVVRGSFDRLNIGSSTEIG